A region of the Qingrenia yutianensis genome:
TCCGTGCCTATTTGCAAGAGCTTTTAATTCAGCTATGAGGTTTCGCCGTTCCTCACGCCGCACGGCTTTCATTGCTTCATAGGCGGTAATGTCAGTACAACCGCTGCCGTTAAGTCTGTCGTTTATCTTTTCGCACAATCACTTCACCTCACCGTTCATTAGTTCTTATCGGCTTGTCCGGCAGAGATAAAGCAACACATAAATACAACACCAAGAAATCCGCCGACCGAAATTCCTGCAAAGAATATAAGTATAAGTTTTAACATATTCATCGCTCCATTTCATTTTCCCGTTGCCTGCGCCATTTATCAAGCAGTTTCAAAATAATTTCCTCCATTTTTGCTTTTGAATAGCTTTTCGGGAAGTATTTTTTTAGTTTGTCCTCGCCAAGCGTAATTTTAACCGTTTCGGGTTTCTGTTCCATCATAATACTGTCAATTAC
Encoded here:
- a CDS encoding DUF3789 domain-containing protein, encoding MLKLILIFFAGISVGGFLGVVFMCCFISAGQADKN